The Hymenobacter sp. DG25A nucleotide sequence CTTCTCACAGGAGGTGGTGGCCATTACCACTGCCGTAGCCGCCGGCGCAGTGCTGGCCATGATTGCCGACACCATGATACCCGAGGCCTTTGAAGTGGCCCACAACTTCACCGGGCTGATTACGGTGCTGGGGTTCCTGCTCTCGTTTTTCCTGAGCAAGATGAATATGTAGGCCTCCTGGCCGGCTAATACACGGTTTGTTGCAGCTCCCGGCGGAAGGTTTGCTCAAACTCTTCATCCACGTGGTACGTGGATTCTTCGTGCTGGCTGAGGTCGAGGCCCAGCTCTTCTTCCGATGATTTCACGCGCAGGGCGAAGAACCGGTCAGTGATTTTCAGCAACACCCAGGAACCTGCAAAGGAGTACGCTACCACAATCAGCAGCCCCAGCACGTGGTAGCCGAAGGTGGTGAACGAGCCGTGCACCAGGCCTACTTTATCGGCAAACACGCCCGTGAGCAGCATGCCCACAATGCCGCCCAGGCCGTGGCAGGGAAACACGTCCAGTGTGTCGTCGATGGTAGTGCGGCTGTTCTGCCAGTGCACGGCGGTGTGGCTTACCAGGGCGCCTATCACGCCAATCAGCAGGCTTTGGCCATAGGTAACGTATCCGGCCGCCGGCGTAATGGCTACCAGCCCGACCACCGCGCCGGTGCAGGCTCCTACCGCCGTGGGCTTGCCGTTGCGGGCCACCTCAATCAGCAGCCAGGCTACCAGGGCGGCTGCCGAGGCCAGGTTGGTGTTGACAAAGGAGGTGGCCGCCAACTCATTGGCGCCCAGCGCCGAGCCCGCATTAAACCCAAACCAGCCAAACCACAACAGGCCGGTACCCAGCAGCACAAACGGCACATTGGGCGTGGAGAAAGACGATTGGCGCACATGCGTATTGCGGCGCCCCAGCACCATAGCGCCGGCCAAGGCCGCAATACCCGCCGAAATATGCACAACGGTGCCACCGGCAAAATCCAGCACACCCCATTGGCGCAGGAACCCATCGGGGTGCCACGTCCAGTGAGCCAGCGGGCAGTAGATGAATAGGGTGAACAGCACCATAAAGGCCAGATAGCCCTTAAACCGCACCCGCTCGGCAAAAGAGCCGGTAATAAGCGCCGGGGTGATAATGGCGAACTTCAGCTGGAAGGCGAAGTAGAGAATAAACGGAATGGTGGCCGCAAAAGCGGGATTGGGTGCCGTGCCCACGTTGCGCAGCATGATAAACGTGAGGGGGTTGCCAATGAGCCCGTGCCAGGAGTCGCCGTAGGCCAGGGAGAATCCCACAAAGTAGAATACCAGCGAGATAACGCCCAGCGCCACAAAGCTCTGCAGCATGGTGCTGATAACGTTTTTGGGCCGCACCATGCCGCCGTAGAAAAACGACAGCCCGGGCGTCATAATCAAAACAAAGGCAGTGGCCGTGAGCATCCAGGCTACATCGGCGGGGTTGAGGGAGCCAGCAACGGCGCCAGGGTGTGGCAGATCAATAAATGCGGCCAGCAAACACAGAACCACCAGCGTGAGCAGCGCAAACATGCTAACACTGGGACGAAATATAGAAGGAGTACTCATTTTTGACAATTTCTCAACCATTCAACCATCACCCTATCAAATTCAAGGGCAATATACGTTTCAAATGAAGCAATTGTCAAAATACACCCTGTTATCTGATGCTATTTTCGATAAAAACACCTATTTATTGACATAGCACCCTTATAAAGCATAGTCTTTTTATAAAAACATGTATTCAATTCTCTTTTTACCTCCTTCAAAATACAACACCCCCTGAAACCGATAATCTTCGGCTTCAGGGGGTGTTGAGAGAAACTGGTAGCGCAGGGCGGCCTCAGCCGTTACGGGGGTTTGTTGTTATGGCAGCCGGGTGAGGCGCAGGTGGTCGAGCATGGCCTGATTCACCTCTCCATTCATATTCTCATTAGCGGGCTCAAAGCTGAGGGTGAGCGTGGCCGTGCCTTTGCTCAGGCGTACCGTAATGGGATTGGTATAGCCCCAATCTGACCACTCCTCTACCCCGCGCTGGGGCAACACCACCGTTCCCAGCTGTTGCTTGCCCTGGCTGAGCGTGCGAAAAGCGCACTTGTTACTGGTATTGATGGGGCCGTTGCCGTTGGCGTAGCGGAAATCCACGGCGTACAGCCCATCGGCGGGCACGGGCACGCGTAGCGTCAGGCGACGGTTCTGGGTTTTACTGATTTCCACAAAGCCCGGGCCGGTGGCGCCTTTGTAATGCTTACCCGATTTCTTAGCTGCTGTTTCTACCTCCACGGTGCTGCGGAACTTGTCCGGCTCTACCGCCAGCGGCTCACTTGCAAAGCTTTCGGCCTTATGGGCATCCACAGCAATAACCTGGTACTCGGTGTAGCTCTGGGGTGCCGATACCGGGAACACTGGCTCCGTAGTACGGCCGGCAAACTGCCCGTTGCGCAGAATCTGGTAAGCCGTAGCCTCTTCCACCCGCGCCCAAGCCAGGCGGCCGTTGGCGTAGCGCACGGCGGGCGTCATGGGTGATACGTGGTGCGCTACTTTATTCTGGGAAGAGGCAGCAAAAGCGAAGCCCGGCAATTCAATTTTGATGTCGTGCGGGCCGGTGAGCGTGGCCAGCACGGCGGCATCGGGCAGTGGCTGTCCGTCCAGGGTAATGGTGCGGATACCCTGGCCAAAGCCCGTCATTTCAATATTCAGCACCGCCTGGCGGTATTTGAAACCGGTGAGTTTGCGCGTGCCCTGCAGTGCCTGGGGCACAAAGGGCTGGAACACGAGGCGGTCGGTCTGAAAATCCATCCCAAACAAGCCCTTATACACCAGCGCCAGCGAGCCGGACAGGCTCCAGAGCATGTTGCTGCTGTTAATTTGAGTGCCGGCAAAGTCGCCGTTGCTGGCCACAAAGTTTTCCTTGTTGGTGAGGAACAGTGCAGTGGGCCTGCTTACAGCCATCAGGCTTTCCATAAAGGCCGTTTCATTGCCGGTTTTGGCGGCGGCCAGGCCCCAGTAGCTCTGCACAAAGGGCCACACGGCGTTATTATGGTAGGGCGGAATGCCCGAAATCTGGGGGTAGATGCAGGGAATGCCGTAGTCCATCACGGGGGTATGGGCCATTACCGTTTGGGCCCGGCTGCCTTCCGTGGCGCCCCACAGCACCGTCAGCGCCTCGCCCAGGGCCTCCGCTTTCGGCGACACGATGGCGAAGTTGCGGCCGTAGCGGTACTGCGCGTAGTAGCCTTTAACCTCCAGCCACAGGTGCTGGTTAATTCCTTTTTTGATGTTTTCGGCCAGCAGCCTGTGCATAGCAGCCACCGCCTTTTGACCCAGCTTATCGGCCATCAGGGCCAGCACCTGGTTGGCCTGGAAGTGCACGGCATTGGTGCCCAGGTTTTCCGACTGGTAGATATCTGCCGGCTGCATCCACTTCGGGTAGGTCTGCTCCCGCCAGTCCAGGAAGGAGGACTCCCCGCGCACCAGGCCGGTGGTGGCATCGTAGGCGTTGCGCTCATCATCTTCAATAGACTTTTTGATGATGGGATAGGCCTTGCGCAGCCAGGCTTCGTCGCCGGTGGCTTTGTAGATTTCCCAGGCGGCGGTGGCCCAGATCATTCGGTCCGTAGAGCACGGATAGGCGCCGCCGGTGCCCGTGTCCTGAATAATGCGGCCATCGGGCGTGACCTTGCGCAGGAGGCTGGTTTTGGCTACTTCCGGCTGCAGGGCAGCTTGGGCCAGAATGATGCTGTAGCTGATATCCCGCGTCCAAACCCCGGCCCACTCCTGGCCGGTACGGAAGGTACCATCGGGCTCTACGGCACGCCTGGCTTCTTCCAGGGCCAGATTGTAGAGCGCATCCAGCAAAGGATAGTCAGAAGAATACTGAGGCATTCCGGACGTATCCAGCGTCTGCTTCCACTGGCCGGCGGTGGATTTGGCGTCGGAGTGGGCATTCAGCACCACGGTGGTTTCGTAGATGCCGTTGCCGTCGGGGTCCTTCAGCTCCAGTTGGGGCTTGTTGATGAGGTTATCGAAGTCCCAGCTCAGCGGGGCCGTGTTGCCTGCCACAAATACCTTCTTGAAATCCTGCTTGTAGAGCTTCTGGCCGTTGTAGAGCTGGTAGTAGCCTTCCTTCTCAAAGGCCGCCAGCACGGGGCGCAGATCCAGCCGGATTTTCAGCGGGGTGTTGGGCGCCAGGTAGGTATTGGCCGGCACAGCCGTTTGGCCTACATACTGCTTCCCGAA carries:
- a CDS encoding ammonium transporter gives rise to the protein MSTPSIFRPSVSMFALLTLVVLCLLAAFIDLPHPGAVAGSLNPADVAWMLTATAFVLIMTPGLSFFYGGMVRPKNVISTMLQSFVALGVISLVFYFVGFSLAYGDSWHGLIGNPLTFIMLRNVGTAPNPAFAATIPFILYFAFQLKFAIITPALITGSFAERVRFKGYLAFMVLFTLFIYCPLAHWTWHPDGFLRQWGVLDFAGGTVVHISAGIAALAGAMVLGRRNTHVRQSSFSTPNVPFVLLGTGLLWFGWFGFNAGSALGANELAATSFVNTNLASAAALVAWLLIEVARNGKPTAVGACTGAVVGLVAITPAAGYVTYGQSLLIGVIGALVSHTAVHWQNSRTTIDDTLDVFPCHGLGGIVGMLLTGVFADKVGLVHGSFTTFGYHVLGLLIVVAYSFAGSWVLLKITDRFFALRVKSSEEELGLDLSQHEESTYHVDEEFEQTFRRELQQTVY
- a CDS encoding MGH1-like glycoside hydrolase domain-containing protein is translated as MHAPCSYSTGFLLALGLLGSCQMSKTPTTPITSSSPASQVAPPVWQSAAYTVYRDSLVQGKYTARARSRTELTSNYQSPANEFQSPQVNFKFSLNGKDNEMQPGQDHVFMALPQAGGAGLETPVIVFGKQYVGQTAVPANTYLAPNTPLKIRLDLRPVLAAFEKEGYYQLYNGQKLYKQDFKKVFVAGNTAPLSWDFDNLINKPQLELKDPDGNGIYETTVVLNAHSDAKSTAGQWKQTLDTSGMPQYSSDYPLLDALYNLALEEARRAVEPDGTFRTGQEWAGVWTRDISYSIILAQAALQPEVAKTSLLRKVTPDGRIIQDTGTGGAYPCSTDRMIWATAAWEIYKATGDEAWLRKAYPIIKKSIEDDERNAYDATTGLVRGESSFLDWREQTYPKWMQPADIYQSENLGTNAVHFQANQVLALMADKLGQKAVAAMHRLLAENIKKGINQHLWLEVKGYYAQYRYGRNFAIVSPKAEALGEALTVLWGATEGSRAQTVMAHTPVMDYGIPCIYPQISGIPPYHNNAVWPFVQSYWGLAAAKTGNETAFMESLMAVSRPTALFLTNKENFVASNGDFAGTQINSSNMLWSLSGSLALVYKGLFGMDFQTDRLVFQPFVPQALQGTRKLTGFKYRQAVLNIEMTGFGQGIRTITLDGQPLPDAAVLATLTGPHDIKIELPGFAFAASSQNKVAHHVSPMTPAVRYANGRLAWARVEEATAYQILRNGQFAGRTTEPVFPVSAPQSYTEYQVIAVDAHKAESFASEPLAVEPDKFRSTVEVETAAKKSGKHYKGATGPGFVEISKTQNRRLTLRVPVPADGLYAVDFRYANGNGPINTSNKCAFRTLSQGKQQLGTVVLPQRGVEEWSDWGYTNPITVRLSKGTATLTLSFEPANENMNGEVNQAMLDHLRLTRLP